The Cervus canadensis isolate Bull #8, Minnesota chromosome X, ASM1932006v1, whole genome shotgun sequence genome contains a region encoding:
- the LOC122435534 gene encoding 60S ribosomal protein L12-like gives MSLALLSFSSCGRIMQNWRARCPLPSFNWSSSAFDKVRAVGLVAPWAACGGHTLAGLPTSAPVLLVTSRAAPGDSSCLSSAAPSSSWSSGIRVHPTPAASTVPPKFDPNEIKVVYLRCTGGEVGATSALALKIGPLGLSPKKVGDDIAKATGDWKGLRITVKLTIQNRQTQIEVVPSASALIIKALKEPPRDRKKQKNIKHSGKITFDEIVNIARQMRHQSLARELSGTIKEILGTAHSVGCNVDGRHPHDIIDDIKSGAVECPAS, from the exons ATGAGCTTGGCGCTGCTGTCCTTTTCAAGTTGTGGAAGAATCATGCAAAATTGGCGAGCACGGTGTCCTCTTCCATCATTCAACTGGTCAAG TTCTGCTTTTGACAAAGTCAGAGCTGTTGGCCTGGTGGCTCCGTGGGCAGCTTGTGGAGGCCACACCTTGGCTGGTCTCCCCACCTCAGCCCCCGTCCTCCTGGTGACGTCCCGGGCTGCTCCGGGGGACTCATCCTGCCTCTCCTCTGCTGCTCCAAGCAG TTCTTGGTCGTCCGGAATCCGGGTTCATCCGACACCAGCCGCCTCCACCGTGCCGCCTAAGTTCGACCCCAATGAGATCAAAGTCGTGTACCTGAGGTGCACCGGTGGGGAAGTCGGTGCTACGTCTGCACTGGCCCTCAAGATCGGCCCCTTGGGCCTGTCTCCAAAAAAGGTCGGTGATGACATCGCCAAGGCAACTGGTGATTGGAAGGGTCTGAGGATTACAGTGAAACTGACCATTCAGAACAGACAAACCCAGATTGAGGTGgtaccttctgcttctgccctGATCATCAAAGCCCTCAAGGAACCACCAAGggacagaaagaagcagaaaaacattaAGCACAGTGGAAAGATCACTTTTGATGAGATCGTCAACATTGCCCGGCAGATGCGGCATCAGTCTCTAGCTAGAGAACTTTCTGGAACCATTAAAGAGATCCTGGGGACCGCCCACTCTGTGGGCTGCAATGTTGATGGCCGACACCCTCATGACATCATAGATGATATCAAGAGTGGTGCAGTGGAGTGCCCAGCTAGTTAA